The Bdellovibrio sp. NC01 genome includes the window ATTCACGTTTTGTCCACCCGGCCCCCGCGAACGCGCGTATGAAAAATCCAATTCGTGAAATGGAATATTAACGTCCATGCCCCGCCTCGGACTCTTTTAAACTTTCTGTAAAATCGGCTTTTGCTTCGTGAATAACCGCGCCATTCAAAAACACACGGTAGTAAATTGGCGATGTGGGGTTCACCATCGCACTGACGCCACAGTATTTGGTCATCGAAAGATCGACAGATTTAATAACTTGATCAGGCTTTGCGTCGGGGCTAGTGACCTTAAAATCAACCATCACTTTCGCAAAAATCGACGGATAGCCTTGAGTTGTGTCAGATTCCGCATTCACTTCTAAAGATTGAAGATCGACTCTCATTTTTTTAAGAATTGAAGCCACATCGATACCTGAGCACGCGCAGATCGCACCTAAGA containing:
- a CDS encoding OsmC family protein is translated as MDTKVANGGDDRGASPKEVLLGAICACSGIDVASILKKMRVDLQSLEVNAESDTTQGYPSIFAKVMVDFKVTSPDAKPDQVIKSVDLSMTKYCGVSAMVNPTSPIYYRVFLNGAVIHEAKADFTESLKESEAGHGR